Proteins co-encoded in one Campylobacter jejuni genomic window:
- the atpG gene encoding ATP synthase F1 subunit gamma, translating to MSNLKEIKRKIKSVHNTQKTTNAMKLVSTAKLKKAEEAAKRSKIYAQKIDEILSEISFQINKIVHNEDDVRLSLFHKKEQIKTIDLIFITADKGLCGGFNIKTLKTVSEMLKEYEAKNINIRLRAIGKTGIEYFNFQKIELLEKYFHLSSSPDYEKACEVIHAAVDDFLNGNTDEVILVHNGYKNMITQELKINHLIPVESKSIEQTHNSLLELEPEGTELLEDLMKTYFEYNMYYALIDSLAAEHSARMQAMDNATNNAKARVKQLNLAYNKARQESITTELIEIISGVESMK from the coding sequence ATGTCTAATTTAAAAGAAATTAAAAGAAAAATTAAAAGTGTTCATAACACTCAAAAGACTACAAATGCTATGAAGCTAGTTTCTACTGCTAAGTTAAAAAAAGCAGAAGAAGCAGCTAAAAGATCAAAAATTTATGCACAAAAAATCGATGAAATTTTGAGTGAAATTTCATTTCAGATCAATAAAATTGTTCACAATGAAGATGATGTGCGTTTATCTTTGTTTCATAAAAAAGAACAAATTAAAACCATAGATTTAATATTTATCACTGCAGATAAAGGCTTATGTGGTGGTTTTAATATTAAGACTTTAAAAACAGTAAGTGAAATGCTAAAAGAATATGAAGCAAAAAATATTAATATTCGTCTTAGAGCTATAGGTAAAACTGGAATTGAATATTTTAATTTTCAAAAAATAGAATTGTTAGAGAAATATTTCCATCTTAGTTCTAGTCCTGATTATGAGAAAGCATGTGAAGTAATTCATGCTGCTGTAGATGATTTTTTAAATGGAAATACAGATGAAGTGATTTTAGTTCATAATGGTTATAAAAATATGATTACCCAAGAACTTAAAATTAATCATCTTATTCCAGTTGAGTCAAAGAGTATTGAACAGACTCATAATTCTCTTTTAGAGCTTGAACCGGAAGGAACTGAGCTTTTAGAAGATTTAATGAAAACATATTTTGAGTATAATATGTACTATGCATTAATCGATTCTTTGGCGGCAGAGCATAGTGCAAGAATGCAAGCTATGGATAATGCAACTAATAACGCAAAGGCAAGGGTGAAACAACTAAATTTAGCTTATAACAAAGCAAGACAAGAATCCATTACCACTGAGCTTATAGAAATTATCAGTGGTGTTGAATCAATGAAATAG
- the atpD gene encoding F0F1 ATP synthase subunit beta, whose translation MQGFISQVLGPVVDVDFNDYLPQINEAIVVNFESEGKKHKLVLEVAAHLGDNRVRTIAMDMTDGLVRGLKAEALGAPISVPVGEKVLGRIFNVTGDLIDEGEEISFDKKWAIHRDPPAFEDQSTKSEIFETGIKVVDLLAPYAKGGKVGLFGGAGVGKTVIIMELIHNVAFKHSGYSVFAGVGERTREGNDLYNEMKESNVLDKVALCYGQMNEPPGARNRIALTGLTMAEYFRDEMGLDVLMFIDNIFRFSQSGSEMSALLGRIPSAVGYQPTLASEMGKFQERITSTKKGSITSVQAVYVPADDLTDPAPATVFAHLDATTVLNRAIAEKGIYPAVDPLDSTSRMLDPNIIGEEHYKVARGVQSVLQKYKDLQDIIAILGMDELSEEDKLVVERARKIEKFLSQPFFVAEVFTGSPGKYISLEDTIAGFKGILEGKYDHLPENAFYMVGNIDEAIAKADKLKG comes from the coding sequence ATGCAAGGATTTATTTCACAGGTATTAGGTCCGGTTGTTGATGTAGATTTTAACGACTATTTACCTCAAATTAATGAAGCAATTGTTGTAAATTTTGAAAGCGAAGGAAAAAAACATAAACTTGTTTTAGAAGTAGCAGCTCATTTAGGAGATAATAGAGTTAGAACTATTGCTATGGATATGACAGATGGTTTGGTAAGGGGCTTAAAAGCTGAGGCTTTAGGTGCTCCTATTAGTGTTCCTGTTGGTGAGAAAGTTTTAGGAAGAATTTTCAATGTTACTGGAGATTTGATCGATGAAGGTGAAGAAATTTCTTTTGATAAAAAATGGGCAATTCATAGAGATCCGCCAGCTTTTGAAGATCAAAGCACAAAAAGTGAGATTTTTGAAACAGGGATTAAAGTTGTAGATTTGCTTGCTCCTTATGCAAAAGGTGGTAAAGTAGGTCTTTTTGGTGGTGCAGGTGTTGGTAAAACTGTTATTATTATGGAGCTTATTCACAATGTTGCATTTAAGCATAGCGGCTATTCTGTATTTGCAGGTGTGGGTGAGAGAACTCGTGAAGGAAATGACCTTTATAATGAAATGAAAGAAAGTAATGTTTTAGACAAAGTTGCTCTATGTTATGGACAAATGAATGAACCACCAGGAGCAAGAAATCGTATTGCTTTAACAGGTTTAACAATGGCTGAGTATTTTAGAGATGAAATGGGTCTTGATGTGCTTATGTTTATTGATAATATCTTTAGATTTTCACAATCAGGTTCTGAAATGTCAGCACTTTTAGGAAGAATTCCATCAGCTGTGGGTTATCAACCAACCCTAGCAAGTGAAATGGGTAAATTCCAAGAAAGAATTACTTCAACTAAAAAAGGCTCAATCACTTCAGTTCAAGCTGTTTATGTTCCAGCTGATGACTTAACCGACCCAGCTCCAGCAACTGTTTTTGCTCACTTAGATGCTACAACAGTTTTAAATAGAGCTATTGCTGAAAAGGGTATTTATCCTGCAGTTGACCCACTTGATTCAACTTCAAGAATGCTTGATCCAAATATCATTGGAGAAGAACATTATAAAGTTGCTCGTGGTGTTCAATCAGTACTTCAAAAATACAAAGATTTACAAGATATCATTGCCATTTTAGGTATGGATGAGCTTAGTGAAGAGGATAAACTTGTAGTTGAAAGAGCAAGAAAGATTGAAAAATTCTTATCACAACCATTTTTCGTTGCAGAAGTTTTCACAGGTAGCCCAGGAAAATATATAAGCCTTGAAGATACAATAGCAGGATTTAAAGGAATTTTAGAAGGTAAATATGATCATTTGCCAGAAAATGCTTTCTATATGGTTGGAAATATAGATGAAGCTATTGCAAAAGCGGATAAATTAAAAGGTTAA
- the atpC gene encoding ATP synthase F1 subunit epsilon, which yields MNDLINFEIVTPLGVIYQGEVKSVTLPGSEGEFGVLKGHAALVSSLKSGVIDIEKADLNHELIAIDAGHAKVDEDKICVLAKGAVWVCGSDESEIEKNLAQAKDLIKSMSSDNAALAATFSKLDNARMH from the coding sequence ATGAACGATTTGATTAATTTCGAGATAGTTACGCCTTTGGGTGTAATCTATCAAGGAGAAGTAAAATCTGTTACTTTACCAGGTAGTGAAGGAGAATTTGGCGTGCTTAAAGGACATGCTGCTTTGGTTTCTTCTTTAAAATCTGGAGTAATTGATATTGAAAAAGCTGATTTAAACCATGAATTAATTGCTATTGATGCTGGACACGCAAAGGTAGATGAAGATAAGATTTGCGTGTTAGCAAAGGGTGCGGTTTGGGTTTGTGGAAGTGATGAAAGTGAGATTGAAAAAAATCTTGCTCAAGCAAAAGATTTGATTAAATCTATGAGTTCTGATAATGCAGCTTTAGCAGCAACTTTTTCAAAACTTGATAATGCAAGGATGCATTAA
- a CDS encoding MotA/TolQ/ExbB proton channel family protein: protein MNFEAIFHFFNSSSIITYIVLLWLSLYFILAFSILFARLTYLATWRNKEKESLETLLLGEKDLSRTDSILRKCNDTTSNHLEIYKNLASRRASAGLTWLSIIASTSPFIGLFGTVISILETFGGLGTQNSLSIIAPKISEALVATGCGILVAIPAYTFHLIIKRKAFELLSIIDSEIKVISSSK, encoded by the coding sequence ATGAATTTTGAAGCTATATTTCATTTTTTCAATAGTTCAAGTATTATTACTTATATAGTTTTATTATGGCTTTCTTTATATTTTATTTTAGCATTTAGTATTTTGTTTGCTAGATTGACTTATTTGGCTACATGGAGAAATAAGGAAAAAGAAAGTTTAGAAACTTTGCTCTTGGGTGAGAAGGATTTAAGTCGTACTGATTCGATTTTAAGAAAATGCAATGATACAACTTCAAATCATTTAGAAATCTATAAAAATTTAGCAAGTCGCCGCGCTTCTGCTGGACTTACTTGGCTTAGTATTATTGCTTCAACTTCACCTTTTATAGGTCTTTTTGGGACGGTTATTTCTATACTTGAAACTTTTGGTGGGCTTGGAACTCAAAATTCTTTAAGTATCATAGCTCCTAAAATCAGCGAGGCTTTAGTTGCTACAGGTTGTGGTATTTTAGTAGCAATTCCTGCTTATACATTTCATCTCATCATTAAAAGAAAAGCTTTCGAACTTTTAAGCATTATTGATAGCGAGATTAAAGTTATAAGTTCGAGTAAATAA
- a CDS encoding ExbD/TolR family protein: MPFDDEKPELNITPLVDIMLVLLAILMVTAPSITYEEKINLPQGSQKNTSAPTVKSLIISINAKKEIFLNQEKYDFISFADNLAQRKAQFNTEDPVFIRADKSLKYDDVISVLRSVKNLGFNKVALQTE; encoded by the coding sequence ATGCCATTTGATGATGAAAAACCTGAGCTTAATATCACACCTTTAGTAGATATTATGCTTGTATTGCTTGCGATTTTAATGGTAACAGCTCCAAGCATTACTTATGAAGAAAAAATTAATCTTCCACAAGGTAGTCAAAAAAATACTAGCGCTCCAACTGTTAAGAGTTTAATTATTAGTATTAATGCAAAAAAAGAAATTTTTTTAAATCAAGAAAAATACGATTTTATAAGTTTTGCTGACAATCTTGCTCAAAGAAAAGCACAATTTAATACCGAAGATCCGGTTTTTATACGCGCTGATAAAAGCTTAAAATATGACGATGTTATTTCAGTCTTAAGAAGTGTAAAAAATTTAGGATTTAATAAAGTTGCTTTACAGACTGAATAA
- a CDS encoding TonB C-terminal domain-containing protein has translation MKNYGLSNLNSFLLALAIYISIVILVFFRLVSEVEPAIQYTDIKDSFVDIELAEPSKQVITQSNTPKEIQKPTEQIDIEKLFAQTTNKTVKTEDIDQKASNFNELFGNIKEIQEEKTTKIQSSAKSGISSAPKPQTSELVKQLNDSLLQEESSTQGESTKAQKIGIYDEFLGKVVRIITQRWTQYYPNSEKISVKVKIFIDENGKFGYTSVEKSGNPLYDAKVAEFLESQKGKFITYPPQNKNISITMNLRDEAKVKND, from the coding sequence ATGAAAAATTATGGTTTGAGTAATTTAAATTCGTTTTTACTTGCTTTAGCAATATATATTAGTATAGTAATTCTTGTTTTTTTTAGACTTGTAAGCGAGGTTGAACCTGCTATACAATATACCGATATAAAAGATAGTTTTGTAGATATTGAACTTGCTGAACCATCAAAACAAGTTATTACTCAAAGTAACACTCCTAAAGAAATACAAAAACCAACAGAGCAAATTGATATAGAAAAGCTTTTTGCTCAGACTACAAATAAAACAGTTAAAACTGAAGATATTGACCAAAAGGCAAGTAATTTTAATGAGCTTTTTGGAAATATTAAAGAAATACAAGAAGAAAAGACTACAAAAATTCAATCAAGTGCTAAATCAGGAATTTCTAGTGCCCCAAAACCTCAAACTTCCGAACTTGTAAAACAACTTAATGATAGTTTACTTCAAGAAGAAAGTTCAACGCAAGGCGAAAGCACAAAGGCGCAAAAGATTGGAATTTATGATGAATTTTTAGGGAAAGTTGTGCGTATTATCACTCAAAGATGGACTCAGTATTATCCAAATAGTGAAAAAATTTCTGTTAAGGTAAAAATTTTTATTGATGAAAATGGAAAATTTGGCTATACTTCAGTTGAAAAAAGTGGGAATCCTTTATATGATGCTAAAGTGGCTGAATTTTTAGAAAGTCAAAAAGGTAAATTTATTACTTATCCTCCGCAAAATAAAAATATAAGCATTACCATGAATTTAAGAGATGAAGCAAAAGTTAAAAATGATTAG
- the tolB gene encoding Tol-Pal system protein TolB, translating to MKKIVAIFLVFLGSLWAEDPVIDVVNSGVVLPKIIVKDNSNLSDENLKKSFYNIIVNDLKVSSNFEVVANATETSNYTFEYALNKNGNTLSLNVKIKAGGSDKSEQTYTLNGLEQYPFLAHKSVKASVNALGLAPVDWMDHKILIARNSSSKKSQIIMADYTLTYQKVIVDGGLNLFPKWGNKEQTLFYYTAYDHDKPTLYRYDLNTNKASKILSSGGMVVASDVSVDGSKLLVTMAPKDQPDVYLYDLNTKNLTQLTNYSGIDVNGNFIGLDDSKVVFVSDRLGYPNIFMQDLNSNSAEQVVFHGRNNSAVSTYKDFLVYSSREPNQAGVFNIYLMSINSDYIRQLTANGKNLFPRFSSDGGSIVFIKYLGAQSALGVIRVNANKTFYFPLRVGKIQSIDW from the coding sequence ATGAAAAAAATTGTAGCAATTTTTTTAGTCTTTTTAGGAAGTCTTTGGGCAGAAGATCCAGTGATTGATGTTGTTAATTCTGGTGTAGTTTTACCAAAGATTATTGTTAAAGACAATTCAAATTTAAGTGATGAGAATTTAAAGAAAAGCTTTTATAATATCATTGTGAACGATTTGAAAGTAAGTTCAAACTTTGAAGTTGTTGCTAATGCAACTGAGACAAGTAATTATACTTTTGAATACGCTTTAAATAAAAATGGTAACACTTTGAGTTTAAATGTAAAAATAAAAGCTGGCGGTTCTGATAAGTCAGAGCAAACTTATACTTTAAATGGTTTAGAGCAATATCCATTTTTGGCACATAAAAGCGTCAAAGCTTCTGTAAATGCGTTAGGACTTGCACCTGTTGATTGGATGGATCATAAAATTTTGATCGCGAGAAATTCTAGCTCTAAAAAAAGTCAAATTATTATGGCTGATTATACTTTAACTTATCAAAAAGTTATTGTTGATGGCGGGCTTAATTTATTTCCAAAATGGGGAAATAAAGAACAAACTCTATTTTATTATACAGCTTATGATCATGATAAGCCAACTTTATACCGTTATGATTTAAATACCAATAAAGCTAGTAAAATTTTATCAAGCGGCGGTATGGTTGTAGCAAGTGATGTGAGTGTAGATGGAAGTAAACTACTTGTTACCATGGCTCCAAAAGATCAGCCTGATGTTTATTTATATGACTTAAATACTAAAAATCTAACACAATTAACTAATTATTCTGGTATTGATGTTAATGGAAATTTTATTGGCTTAGATGATAGTAAAGTGGTATTTGTAAGCGATCGTTTAGGATATCCTAATATTTTTATGCAAGATTTAAATAGTAATAGTGCTGAACAAGTTGTTTTTCATGGTAGAAACAATTCGGCTGTTTCGACTTATAAAGATTTTTTGGTTTATTCAAGTCGTGAACCAAATCAAGCAGGTGTTTTTAATATTTATTTGATGTCAATTAATAGTGATTATATTCGTCAACTTACAGCAAATGGAAAAAATTTATTTCCAAGATTTTCTAGTGACGGTGGAAGTATAGTATTTATCAAATATTTAGGTGCGCAAAGTGCTTTAGGTGTTATTCGTGTAAATGCAAATAAGACTTTTTATTTTCCTCTTAGGGTTGGAAAAATTCAATCAATTGATTGGTAA
- the pal gene encoding peptidoglycan-associated lipoprotein Pal produces MKKILFTSIAALAVVISGCSTKSTSVSGDSSVDSNRGSGGSDGWDIDSKISQLNDTLNKVYFDFDKFNIRPDMQNVVSTNANIFNTEVSGVSITVEGNCDEWGTDEYNQALGLKRAKAVKEALIAKGVNADRIAVKSYGETNPVCTEKTKACDAQNRRAEFKLSR; encoded by the coding sequence ATGAAAAAAATTCTTTTTACTTCAATTGCAGCTCTTGCAGTTGTTATTAGTGGTTGTAGCACAAAAAGCACTAGTGTAAGCGGTGATAGTAGCGTTGATTCAAATCGTGGTTCAGGTGGAAGTGATGGTTGGGATATTGATTCAAAAATTTCTCAACTTAATGATACTTTAAATAAAGTATATTTTGATTTTGATAAATTCAACATTCGTCCTGATATGCAAAATGTTGTAAGCACAAATGCTAATATCTTTAACACTGAAGTAAGCGGTGTAAGTATTACTGTTGAAGGAAACTGCGATGAGTGGGGAACCGATGAATATAACCAAGCTCTAGGTTTAAAAAGAGCAAAAGCTGTAAAAGAAGCTTTAATTGCTAAAGGTGTAAATGCTGATAGAATTGCTGTTAAAAGCTATGGAGAAACAAATCCTGTGTGTACTGAAAAAACTAAAGCTTGCGATGCGCAAAACAGACGTGCTGAATTTAAATTATCAAGATAA
- a CDS encoding tetratricopeptide repeat protein yields MKKIFTVALLGATLLYAESSAFGAGDITSDSSYGLTSNEKLFKEKLDNLNNENIQTNARINEINERIEGLQSTLEGINSQYAKSNSRLSQVEENNQNIENNFTSEIQKLKAYVEESRKIQEANNKQVKKVLAELSSLVDAINANYVSKNELNDANLSVKTITPSVVVSTTDSNSTIENNNTQNTQDDKAKQIDESWKKKKNNEILELAIKDVDKNAFEDSKAKLNFLITKQYKPARANFWLGEIEYKQKNYNNAIVYYKKSSSLSTKGDYFPKLLYHTAISLDKTGDTKTANGFYKALKTNYPNSPEAKASPNRK; encoded by the coding sequence ATGAAAAAAATATTCACAGTAGCTCTTCTTGGAGCTACTTTACTTTATGCAGAAAGCTCAGCTTTTGGTGCAGGAGATATAACAAGCGATTCTTCTTATGGTTTAACTTCAAATGAAAAATTATTTAAAGAAAAGTTAGATAATTTAAATAATGAAAATATACAAACAAATGCTAGAATTAATGAAATTAACGAAAGAATCGAGGGTTTACAAAGCACTTTAGAAGGTATAAATTCTCAATATGCTAAATCAAATTCTAGATTAAGTCAAGTTGAAGAGAATAATCAAAATATTGAAAATAATTTTACTAGTGAAATTCAAAAATTAAAGGCTTATGTTGAAGAAAGTAGAAAAATTCAAGAAGCTAATAATAAGCAAGTAAAAAAAGTTTTAGCCGAACTTAGTTCTTTAGTAGATGCTATTAATGCAAATTATGTTTCTAAAAACGAATTAAATGATGCAAATTTAAGCGTTAAAACTATTACACCTAGTGTTGTTGTTTCAACTACAGATTCAAATAGTACCATTGAAAACAATAATACTCAAAATACCCAAGATGATAAAGCAAAACAAATTGATGAATCTTGGAAAAAGAAAAAAAATAATGAAATTTTAGAATTAGCGATAAAAGATGTTGATAAAAATGCTTTTGAAGATTCCAAAGCAAAATTAAATTTTCTCATAACAAAGCAGTATAAACCTGCAAGAGCAAATTTTTGGTTAGGGGAGATCGAGTATAAACAAAAAAATTATAACAATGCTATTGTTTATTATAAAAAAAGTTCTTCTTTGAGTACAAAAGGAGATTATTTCCCAAAACTTTTATATCATACTGCTATTTCATTGGATAAAACAGGTGATACAAAAACAGCAAATGGTTTTTATAAAGCTTTAAAAACTAATTATCCAAATTCACCCGAAGCAAAAGCTTCACCTAATAGAAAATAA
- the slyD gene encoding peptidylprolyl isomerase, which produces MAIEKNSVVSMFYELKDANTNEVLESNLYSQPISFILGKGQILESLEEEVMKLDCPSNADVVIKKEKGLGEYDENAVQTLPKEQFAGIDLKVGMELFGEGENGETVRVTVKEIGENDVTIDYNHPYAGRDLLFSLNIIDARAASEDEILTGIIAGSHSCGCGSGHGHDHHHGHGHGGGGCCGGGGGGGCH; this is translated from the coding sequence ATGGCTATAGAAAAAAATAGTGTAGTTTCAATGTTTTATGAGTTAAAAGATGCAAATACAAATGAAGTTTTAGAATCAAATTTATATTCTCAACCTATTTCTTTTATTTTAGGCAAAGGTCAGATTTTAGAAAGCTTAGAAGAAGAAGTGATGAAGCTTGATTGCCCTAGCAATGCCGATGTGGTAATTAAAAAAGAAAAAGGTTTAGGCGAATACGATGAAAATGCGGTTCAAACTTTGCCAAAAGAGCAATTTGCAGGTATTGATTTAAAAGTAGGCATGGAGCTTTTTGGCGAAGGTGAAAATGGTGAAACCGTTCGTGTAACTGTAAAAGAAATCGGTGAAAATGATGTGACAATTGATTATAATCACCCTTATGCGGGTCGCGATTTGCTTTTTTCTTTAAATATTATAGATGCTAGAGCTGCGAGCGAAGACGAAATTCTTACAGGTATTATCGCAGGAAGTCATAGTTGTGGTTGTGGAAGCGGGCATGGACACGATCATCATCACGGACATGGACACGGCGGTGGCGGTTGCTGTGGCGGTGGCGGTGGCGGTGGTTGTCATTAA
- the fabD gene encoding ACP S-malonyltransferase, giving the protein MGKDFYENSIKAKELLQNASDFCKIDFKHLLFEENEKLNQSEFTQPAIVLNSLMAYSVLLEKKPDLSSKFALGHSLGEFSALAVNGAFDFLEALSLVNKRGLFMQEDCAKVEAGMMVVLGLDDEKVEELCQKAQKENKQIFAANYNCNGQIVVAGLKPDLASYESVFKEAGAKRAMLLNMSVASHCPLLENASAKLCVELEKVLKPNFKAVISNVNAKIYTSKEEALELLKAQLISPVLYKQSIKACENEVDYFIEFGASVLKGLNKKITSKETYALTNMNDIDEFLKVV; this is encoded by the coding sequence ATGGGAAAAGATTTTTATGAAAACTCTATAAAAGCTAAAGAACTCCTTCAAAACGCAAGTGATTTTTGTAAGATTGATTTTAAACATTTGCTTTTTGAAGAAAACGAAAAACTCAATCAAAGTGAATTTACTCAACCCGCCATCGTTTTAAATTCTTTAATGGCTTATAGTGTTTTACTTGAAAAAAAACCTGATTTAAGTTCGAAATTTGCTTTAGGGCATTCTTTGGGAGAATTTTCAGCCTTAGCTGTCAATGGTGCTTTTGATTTTTTAGAGGCTCTTTCTTTGGTCAATAAAAGAGGGCTTTTTATGCAAGAAGATTGTGCAAAAGTTGAAGCGGGTATGATGGTGGTTTTAGGGCTTGATGATGAAAAGGTTGAAGAGCTTTGCCAAAAAGCACAAAAAGAAAACAAGCAAATTTTCGCTGCAAATTATAACTGCAATGGACAAATCGTTGTAGCAGGTTTAAAACCTGATTTAGCAAGTTATGAAAGTGTATTTAAAGAAGCAGGAGCTAAAAGAGCTATGCTTTTAAATATGAGCGTGGCAAGTCATTGTCCTCTTTTGGAAAATGCTTCAGCTAAGCTTTGTGTGGAGCTTGAAAAGGTATTAAAACCAAATTTTAAAGCCGTAATTTCTAATGTAAATGCTAAAATTTATACAAGCAAAGAAGAAGCCCTTGAACTTTTAAAAGCACAACTTATCTCTCCTGTGCTTTATAAACAAAGCATTAAGGCATGTGAAAATGAAGTAGATTATTTCATAGAATTTGGCGCAAGTGTGCTTAAGGGTTTAAATAAAAAAATCACTTCAAAAGAAACTTATGCTTTAACAAATATGAATGATATTGATGAATTTTTAAAGGTTGTATGA
- the pfs gene encoding aminodeoxyfutalosine nucleosidase produces MMKIAILGAMSEEITPLLETLKDYTKIEHANNTYYFAKYKNHELVLAYSKIGKVNSTLSASVMIEKFGAQVLLFTGVAGAFNPELEIGDLLYATKLAQYDLDITAFGHPLGFVPGNEIFIKTDEKLNNLALEVAKELNIKLRAGIIATGDEFICDEAKKAKIREIFNADACEMEGASVALVCDALKVPCFILRAMSDKAGEKAEFDFDEFVINSAKISANFVLKMCEKL; encoded by the coding sequence ATGATGAAAATAGCAATTTTAGGAGCCATGAGTGAAGAAATCACTCCTTTACTTGAAACACTTAAAGATTATACGAAAATAGAACACGCTAACAATACTTATTATTTTGCAAAGTATAAAAACCATGAACTTGTTTTAGCGTATTCTAAAATCGGCAAGGTAAATTCTACTCTTAGTGCCAGCGTGATGATAGAAAAATTTGGCGCACAAGTGTTGCTTTTTACGGGCGTTGCAGGTGCTTTTAATCCTGAACTTGAAATTGGCGATTTGCTTTATGCAACAAAATTAGCCCAATACGATCTTGATATTACTGCTTTTGGGCATCCTTTGGGTTTTGTTCCAGGTAATGAAATTTTTATCAAAACCGATGAGAAATTAAACAATCTTGCTTTAGAAGTTGCTAAGGAATTAAATATCAAACTGCGTGCAGGTATTATTGCAACGGGTGATGAGTTTATTTGCGATGAAGCAAAAAAAGCAAAAATTAGAGAAATTTTCAATGCGGATGCTTGTGAAATGGAAGGCGCAAGTGTGGCTTTGGTTTGTGATGCTTTAAAGGTGCCTTGTTTTATCTTAAGAGCTATGAGTGATAAAGCAGGGGAAAAGGCTGAATTTGATTTTGATGAGTTTGTGATCAATTCAGCTAAAATTTCAGCCAATTTTGTGCTTAAAATGTGCGAGAAATTATGA
- a CDS encoding ATP-binding protein: protein MINLSKKLIRQVAQANAKFGLIKDGDRVLLGLSGGKDSLALAHLLNRMQAHAPFKFEFEAVTLSYGMGEDYSGLHAHCEEHGIKHSVLDSNIYEVSGDTIRENSSFCSYFSRMRRGALYTYALEKGFNKLAIAHHLDDAAESFFMNFIHNGALRTLVPIYQSKRGITVIRPLIFVRERQLRDNATQNELSVIGNEFCPGMKLSEKNVKFPHAREEAKQLLANLEKDHPKLFTSLKTAFANLHTESFWLQKA, encoded by the coding sequence ATGATAAATCTTAGCAAAAAACTCATACGCCAAGTTGCACAAGCTAATGCTAAATTTGGACTTATTAAAGATGGAGATAGGGTTCTTTTAGGGCTTAGCGGCGGGAAAGATTCTTTGGCTTTAGCCCATCTTTTAAATCGTATGCAAGCTCACGCTCCTTTTAAATTTGAATTTGAAGCGGTAACTTTGAGTTATGGTATGGGCGAGGATTATTCAGGGCTTCATGCACATTGTGAAGAACACGGCATTAAACATAGCGTGCTTGATTCAAATATTTATGAAGTTTCAGGCGATACCATAAGAGAAAATTCAAGTTTTTGTAGTTATTTTTCGAGAATGCGTCGTGGAGCTTTATATACTTACGCTCTTGAAAAAGGTTTTAACAAGCTTGCTATAGCCCATCATTTAGATGATGCAGCAGAAAGCTTTTTTATGAATTTTATTCATAATGGAGCTTTAAGAACCTTAGTGCCTATTTATCAAAGCAAACGCGGTATAACTGTGATACGCCCTTTGATTTTTGTGCGTGAAAGACAGCTTAGAGATAATGCTACGCAAAATGAACTTAGCGTGATAGGAAATGAATTTTGTCCTGGTATGAAACTCAGTGAAAAAAATGTAAAATTTCCACACGCTAGAGAAGAAGCTAAACAGCTTTTAGCAAATTTAGAAAAAGATCATCCTAAGCTTTTTACAAGTTTAAAAACCGCTTTTGCCAATTTACACACGGAGAGTTTTTGGCTTCAAAAGGCATAA